The genomic DNA GGGCGGCAGCTACTTCGTGGAGCGCCTCACCCATGAGCTCGCGCACAAGGCGTGGGGCCACATCCAGGAGGTGGAGGCCCTGGGCGGCATGACGAAGGCCATCGAGGCCGGGCTGCCCAAGCTGCGCATCGAGGAGGCGGCGGCGCGCACCCAGGCGCGCATCGACTCGGGGCGGCAGGCCATCATCGGCGTGAACAAGTACCCGCCCGAGCGCGAGGACACGCTGGACATCCTCAAGGTGGACAACTCGGCGGTGCGCGAGGCGCAGATCGCCCGACTGCGGGAGCTGCGCGCGGAGCGGGACGCGGACGAGGTGCGCCGGCGGCTCGACGCGCTCACCGAGGCGGGCCGGAGTGGCCAGGGCAACCTGCTCGCGCTCGCCATCGACGCGGCGCGCGCCAAGGCCACGGTGGGAGAGATGAGCGATGCCCTGGAGAAGGTCTTCGGCCGCTATGAGGCCACGGTGCGCGGCGTGACGGGGGTGTATTCGAGCGAGGCGGGCAAGGACACGCAGATCGCCGAGGCCCGCGCGCGAGCGGATACCTTCCTCGAGCGCTTCGGGCGGCGGCCGCGCATCCTCATCGCGAAGATGGGACAGGACGGGCACGACCGCGGCCAGAAGGTGATCGCCACGGCGTTCGCGGATCTGGGCTTCGACGTGGACATCGGGCCGCTGTTCCAGACGCCCGAGGAGTCGGCGCGGCAGGCGGTGGAGAACGACGTGCACGTGGTGGGCGCCAGCTCGCTCGCCGCGGGCCACCTCACGCTGGTGCCCCAGCTCAAGCAGGCGCTCCAGGCGCTGGGCCGCGAGGACATCATGATCGTGGTGGGAGGCGTCATTCCTCCCCAGGACTACGAGGCGCTGCGCGCCGCGGGGGCCTCGGCCATCTTCGGCCCCGGGACGGTCATCGCCAAGGCGGCCATCGAGCTGCTCGACAAGCTGAGCGCCGCGATGGAGGAGGCGTGAAGCCACTGCCGGCGGACACCTACGTGGAGGGTGTGCGGGCGGGCGACAGGGCCGTGCTCGCGCGCGCCATTACGTTGGTGGAGAGCGAGCACCCGCGCCACGGTGCGCTCGCTCAGGAAGTGCTCATGCGGCTGCTGCCCCACACGGGAGGCAGCCGGCGGGTGGGCATCAGCGGTGTCCCCGGCGTGGGCAAGAGCACGTTCATCGACGCGCTGGGCATGCACCTGGTGGGCGGCGGCAAGCGCGTCGCGGTGCTCGCCATCGATCCGTCCAGCACCCTCACCGGCGGCAGCATCCTCGGCGACAAGACCCGCATGGCCCGCCTGTCGCGCGAGCCCTCGGCGTACATCCGGCCCAGCCCCTCGAGCGGCACGCTGGGCGGCGTGGCGCGCAAGACGCGCGAGACACTGCTCCTGTGCGAGGCCGCCGGCTTCGACGTGGTGCTCGTGGAGACGGTGGGCGTGGGCCAGTCGGAGACGGTCGTCGCGGACCTGGTGGACTTCTACCTGGTGCTCATGCTGGCGGGCGCGGGAGACGAACTCCAGGGCATCAAGCGCGGCATCCTCGAGGTGGCGGACATGATCGCCATCAACAAGGCGGATGGAGACAACGCGCCGCGCGCCCTCCGGGCCCAGGCCCAATACCGCGCCGCCCTGCACCTGATGCGCGCGGGCGCCGAGCCCGAGGTGCTCACGTGCAGCGCGCTGGAGGGCACGGGCATCGGCGCGCTGTGGTCCTCCCTCGAGACCCAGCTCGGCACGCGCGCCGCTTCGGGAGAAGTCGAGCGCCGCCGGAGGGCCCAGCAGGTCGACTGGATGTGGAGCCTCGTGGAGGACGGACTCCGAGCGGCCTTGCGTGCGCACCCCGAGGTGGCGGCCCTCCTTCCGGCGATGGAGACAGACGTGCGTGAAGGCCGCGTCACCTCCACCGCGGCCGCACTGCGCGTGCTGAGCACGTTCCTCCCGGGAGCGAGGGTTTGACGGGCCGCGTCGAGTCCTCACTCCCCTCCTCGCAATCCCTTGCCTCGGTCTTCACCGCGCTCTTACTGTAGGTGGCGTGAGAGTCATCCAGCCGAACGCCGCCCCCCAGCCCTACAAGCCCCGCTTCCACGTCCGGATTGTCACGGCCGCCTCGCTCTTCGACGGGCATGACGCGGCCATCAACGTGATGCGCCGCCTCATGCAGGCCTCGGGCGCGGAGATCATCCACCTGGGCCACAACCGCTCGGTCGCGGAGATCGTCGACTGCGCCATCCAGGAGGACGCCCAGGGCATCGCCATCACCTCCTACCAGGGCGGGCATGTCGAGTTCTTCAAGTACATGATCGATCTGCTGCGCGAGCGCGGCGCGAACATCAAGGTGTTCGGCGGAGGCGGCGGCACCATCCTCCCCACGGAGATCGAGGAGCTGCACCGCTACGGCGTGAGCCGCATCTACTCGCCGGACGACGGCCGGGCCATGGGCCTGCAGGGGATGATCGACGACCTGATCTCCCAGTGTGACTTCGAGAAGCGCTCTCCGGACTTCGCTCCCCTGCTCGCCGCCCCCGCCGTGCGCGAGCCCTCCCGGCTGGCCTCGCTCATCACCATCGCGGAGAACTTCGCCCCCGCGGGCGAGCAACTCCGGGCGGCGCTCGCCCAGGCGAATGTCGAGATGCCGCGCGTCCCCGTGCTGGGCATCACCGGCACCGGCGGCGCGGGCAAGTCGAGCCTCGTCGACGAGCTGGTCCGCCGCTTCCTCGCGGACTTTCCGGACAAGACGCTCGCGGTGCTCTCCGTGGATCCGTCCAAGCGCAAGTCCGGCGGCGCGCTGCTCGGCGATCGCATCCGCATGAACGCGATCAACCACCCGAACGTGTACATGCGCTCCATGGCGACGCGGCAGAGCAACCTCGCCCTGTCCAAGCACGTGGGCGACTCCATCGAGGTCTGCAAGGCCGCCGGGTTCGATCTCATCGTGGTGGAGACGTCGGGCATTGGCCAATCGGACACGGAGATCACCGAGCACTCGGATGTCTCGCTCTACGTGATGACGGCCGAGTATGGCGCCGCCACGCAGCTCGAGAAGATCGACATGCTCGACTTCGCGGACGTCATCGCCATCAACAAGTTCGACAAGCGCGGCTCGCTCGACGCGCTGCGCGACGTGCGCAAGCAGTGGAAGCGCAACCACAACGCCTTCACCACGCCCGACGACGCCGTGCCCGTCCACGGCACCATCGCCTCGCAGTTCAACGATCCGGGCATGAACCAGCTGTACCGGACCCTCATCGACACGATCGCGAAGAAGACGGGCGCGCCCCTGTCGTCGAACTTCCAGCTCACCCCGGGAATGAGCGAGAAGAAGTGGATCATCCCCCCGGAGCGCACCCGGTACCTGGCTGAGATCGTCGAGACCTGCGAGGGGTATGACCGGATGGTCCGCTCCCAGGCGGCGATCGCGCGGCGGATGTACCAGCTGCACGGCACCATCGAGGCGCTGCGCGCGAACGTGGGCAAGAAGCGCCTGGAGATCGTCGAGCCCAAGGACACCTCGGACGTGGTGCAGGTCACCGAGCGCGTCGAGGGCGAGCCGGCCTACCTGAGCGAGCTGGTGGAACTGTACCGGGACCTGGAGTCGCGCCTGCATCCGGACTGCCGCCGGCTCCTGAGCGAGTGGCCGGCGACCAAGCGCCGGTACGCGGCGGCCAAGTACCAGTTCCAGGTGCGCGACAAGGTGATCGAGCTCGACCTCTACACCGAGACGCTGTCGCACCTGCGCATCCCGAAGATCGCTCTGCCCCGCTACGAGGACTGGGGCGACATCCTGACGTGGCTCTTGCGCGAGAACGCCCCGGGCGCCTTCCCCTTCACGGCGGGCGTGTTCCCGCTCAAGCGGGAGAACGAGGACCCGGCGCGCATGTTCGCGGGCGAGGGAGGCCCGGAGCGCACGAACAAGCGATTCCACTACGTCTCGCGCGGCATGCCCGCCAAGCGGCTGTCCACGGCGTTCGACTCGGTGACGCTCTACGGAGAGGATCCGGACCACCGGCCGGACATCTACGGCAAGGTGGGCAACTCGGGCGTGTCGATCGCCAACGTGGACGACGCGAAGAAGCTCTACTCGGGCTTCGATCTGGCGGACCCCTCCACGTCCGTGTCGATGACCATCAACGGGCCCGCGCCGATGCTGCTCGGGTTCTTCCTCAACGCCGCGGTGGATCAGCAGTGCGAGAAGTGGATCCGCGCCCAGGGCAAGGTCGAGGAGATCGAGAAGAAGATCGACGCCCTCTACCAGGAGCGGGGCCAGCCCCGGCCGCGCTACCAGGGAGAGCTGCCCCAGGGCAATGACGGCCTCGGGCTGTTGCTGCTCGGCGTGTCCGGCGACGAGGTGCTGCCGCGTGACGTGTACGAGCGCATCCGCGCCTCCACGCTCCAGGCGGTGCGCGGCACGGTGCAGGCGGACATCCTCAAGGAGGACCAGGCGCAGAACACCTGCATCTTCTCGACGGAGTTCGCCCTGCGGGTGATGGGCGACATCCAGCAGTACTTCATCGACAAGAAGGTGCGGAACTTCTACTCGGTGTCGATCTCCGGCTACCACATCGCCGAGGCGGGGGCGAACCCCATCTCCCAGCTCGCCTTCACGCTGGCCAACGGCTTCACCTTCGTCGAGTACTACCTGTCGCGAGGGATGAACATCGACGACTTCGCGCCCAACCTGTCGTTCTTCTTCTCCAACGGCATGGACCCCGAGTACACGGTGCTCGGACGCGTGGCGCGCCGCATCTGGGCCAAGGCGATGCGGGACAAGTACGGCGGCAATGACCGCTCGCAGAAGCTCAAGTACCACATCCAGACCTCTGGCCGGAGCCTGCACGCGCAGGAGATCGCCTTCAACGACATCCGCACCACGTTGCAGGCCCTGCTGGCGCTCAACGACAACTGCAATTCGTTGCACACCAACGCCTATGACGAGGCCATCACCACGCCCACCGAGGAGAGCGTGCGGCGAGCGCTGGCCATCCAGCTCGTCATCAACAAGGAGTTCGGGCTGTCGAAGAACGAGAACCCCAACCAGGGCGCGTTCATCGTCGAGGAGCTGACGGACCTGGTGGAGGCCGCCGTGCTGGCGGAGTTCCGCTCCATCTCGGATCGAGGCGGTGTGCTCGGGGCGATGGAGCGCATGTACCAGCGCTCGAAGATCCAGGAGGAGTCGCTGTACTACGAGACGCTCAAGCACGACGGGACGCTCCCCATCGTCGGGGTGAACACCTTCCTGGACCCCAAGGGCTCGCCGACCGTGACTCCGCCGGAAGTCATCCGCGCCACCCAGGAGGAGAAGGACTACGCCATCACGGCGCGCGACGCCTTCTGGAAGCGCAACGAGAAGACCGCGCCCCAGGCGCTCGAGGCCGTGCGGCGCGCGGCGCTCGACAACGGCAACATCTTCGCCGCGCTGATGGACGCCTGTAAGGTCTGCACGCTC from Melittangium boletus DSM 14713 includes the following:
- the meaB gene encoding methylmalonyl Co-A mutase-associated GTPase MeaB, with translation MKPLPADTYVEGVRAGDRAVLARAITLVESEHPRHGALAQEVLMRLLPHTGGSRRVGISGVPGVGKSTFIDALGMHLVGGGKRVAVLAIDPSSTLTGGSILGDKTRMARLSREPSAYIRPSPSSGTLGGVARKTRETLLLCEAAGFDVVLVETVGVGQSETVVADLVDFYLVLMLAGAGDELQGIKRGILEVADMIAINKADGDNAPRALRAQAQYRAALHLMRAGAEPEVLTCSALEGTGIGALWSSLETQLGTRAASGEVERRRRAQQVDWMWSLVEDGLRAALRAHPEVAALLPAMETDVREGRVTSTAAALRVLSTFLPGARV
- a CDS encoding methylmalonyl-CoA mutase family protein; translated protein: MRVIQPNAAPQPYKPRFHVRIVTAASLFDGHDAAINVMRRLMQASGAEIIHLGHNRSVAEIVDCAIQEDAQGIAITSYQGGHVEFFKYMIDLLRERGANIKVFGGGGGTILPTEIEELHRYGVSRIYSPDDGRAMGLQGMIDDLISQCDFEKRSPDFAPLLAAPAVREPSRLASLITIAENFAPAGEQLRAALAQANVEMPRVPVLGITGTGGAGKSSLVDELVRRFLADFPDKTLAVLSVDPSKRKSGGALLGDRIRMNAINHPNVYMRSMATRQSNLALSKHVGDSIEVCKAAGFDLIVVETSGIGQSDTEITEHSDVSLYVMTAEYGAATQLEKIDMLDFADVIAINKFDKRGSLDALRDVRKQWKRNHNAFTTPDDAVPVHGTIASQFNDPGMNQLYRTLIDTIAKKTGAPLSSNFQLTPGMSEKKWIIPPERTRYLAEIVETCEGYDRMVRSQAAIARRMYQLHGTIEALRANVGKKRLEIVEPKDTSDVVQVTERVEGEPAYLSELVELYRDLESRLHPDCRRLLSEWPATKRRYAAAKYQFQVRDKVIELDLYTETLSHLRIPKIALPRYEDWGDILTWLLRENAPGAFPFTAGVFPLKRENEDPARMFAGEGGPERTNKRFHYVSRGMPAKRLSTAFDSVTLYGEDPDHRPDIYGKVGNSGVSIANVDDAKKLYSGFDLADPSTSVSMTINGPAPMLLGFFLNAAVDQQCEKWIRAQGKVEEIEKKIDALYQERGQPRPRYQGELPQGNDGLGLLLLGVSGDEVLPRDVYERIRASTLQAVRGTVQADILKEDQAQNTCIFSTEFALRVMGDIQQYFIDKKVRNFYSVSISGYHIAEAGANPISQLAFTLANGFTFVEYYLSRGMNIDDFAPNLSFFFSNGMDPEYTVLGRVARRIWAKAMRDKYGGNDRSQKLKYHIQTSGRSLHAQEIAFNDIRTTLQALLALNDNCNSLHTNAYDEAITTPTEESVRRALAIQLVINKEFGLSKNENPNQGAFIVEELTDLVEAAVLAEFRSISDRGGVLGAMERMYQRSKIQEESLYYETLKHDGTLPIVGVNTFLDPKGSPTVTPPEVIRATQEEKDYAITARDAFWKRNEKTAPQALEAVRRAALDNGNIFAALMDACKVCTLGQLSRALYEVGGQYRRNM